One genomic segment of Methanococcus voltae PS includes these proteins:
- a CDS encoding adenylosuccinate synthetase, with the protein MTCTIIVGGQWGDEGKGKIVSYLCEKDNPSIIARGGVGPNAGHTVEVGDKKYGIRMVPTGFPNINAKLAIGAGVLTDPEVLEKELVMLKDFNVAERLILDSNGGVIELKHREMDKSNVHLSKEIGSTGTGCGPANVDRAMRTLKQAKDVESLQKYLGDVSKEVNSAIENKENVLIEGTQGALLSLYHGSYPYVTSKDTNASSFAADVGVGPTKIDEVVVVFKAYPTRVGEGPFPSEMTEEEAEALGVIEYGTVTGRRRRVGHFDYELAKKVCDLNGATQIALTCLDKYDTECYGVTNYEDLSDKSKEFIKVMEQKLGVKVTLISTGPELSQTIDIRAK; encoded by the coding sequence ATGACATGTACCATTATTGTAGGCGGTCAATGGGGCGACGAGGGTAAGGGAAAAATCGTAAGTTACCTTTGTGAAAAAGATAATCCTTCAATTATTGCAAGAGGGGGCGTAGGCCCTAATGCAGGTCATACCGTAGAAGTTGGAGATAAAAAATATGGAATTAGAATGGTTCCAACTGGTTTTCCTAATATAAATGCTAAATTAGCAATTGGTGCTGGTGTATTAACCGACCCTGAAGTTTTGGAAAAAGAATTAGTAATGTTAAAAGATTTTAATGTAGCTGAAAGGCTTATATTAGATTCTAACGGCGGAGTAATTGAATTAAAACACAGGGAAATGGATAAATCAAACGTTCACCTTTCTAAAGAAATAGGTTCAACTGGTACTGGTTGCGGTCCTGCAAACGTGGACAGAGCAATGAGAACTTTAAAACAAGCTAAAGATGTTGAAAGTTTGCAAAAATACCTTGGAGATGTATCTAAGGAAGTTAATAGTGCAATTGAAAACAAAGAGAATGTTTTAATTGAAGGTACTCAAGGAGCTTTACTTTCCCTTTACCATGGTAGTTACCCATACGTTACCTCTAAAGATACTAATGCATCTTCCTTTGCAGCAGATGTCGGTGTAGGTCCAACTAAAATTGACGAAGTTGTGGTTGTTTTTAAAGCATACCCAACAAGAGTTGGAGAAGGACCTTTCCCATCAGAAATGACTGAAGAAGAAGCAGAGGCTTTAGGCGTAATCGAATACGGTACTGTTACAGGTAGAAGAAGAAGAGTAGGACATTTTGATTACGAACTTGCAAAAAAAGTTTGTGATTTGAATGGAGCAACTCAAATAGCATTAACCTGTTTAGACAAATATGATACTGAATGTTACGGCGTAACAAACTACGAAGATTTATCCGATAAATCAAAAGAATTTATAAAAGTAATGGAACAAAAATTAGGTGTTAAAGTTACTTTGATATCTACTGGACCTGAATTAAGTCAAACAATAGATATTAGAGCTAAATAA
- a CDS encoding 50S ribosomal protein L11 has translation MAEQVVEILVTGGKATAGPPLGPAIGPLGVNIMQVVNEINQKTASYEGMSVPVSVIVDTEKRSFKVEVGIPPASALIMKELGIEKAAQEPKHQVAGNLTMEQVVKIANMKYEAMLSYNVKNASKEVIGTCVSLGVNVEGKTPREAQKAIDAGEFDSFFN, from the coding sequence ATGGCAGAACAAGTAGTTGAAATATTAGTAACTGGTGGAAAAGCTACAGCAGGTCCTCCATTAGGTCCAGCTATCGGTCCTTTAGGTGTTAACATCATGCAAGTTGTTAACGAAATCAACCAAAAAACAGCTTCATACGAAGGTATGAGCGTTCCTGTAAGTGTTATCGTAGACACTGAAAAAAGGTCATTCAAAGTTGAAGTAGGTATTCCTCCAGCATCAGCTTTAATTATGAAAGAATTAGGTATCGAAAAAGCTGCACAAGAACCAAAACACCAAGTTGCAGGTAACTTAACAATGGAACAAGTTGTTAAAATTGCAAACATGAAATACGAAGCAATGTTATCTTACAACGTTAAAAACGCTTCAAAAGAAGTTATTGGAACATGTGTTTCATTAGGTGTAAATGTTGAAGGAAAAACTCCAAGGGAAGCACAAAAAGCTATCGACGCAGGAGAATTTGACAGTTTTTTTAACTAA
- a CDS encoding DNA topoisomerase IV subunit A, whose amino-acid sequence MITSKERKLASQKLLKMANQMYDDIIRKKRPVIKFPVRSLSNAKFDDEKGTFTLMGKEKERTFNVNQAKIFAQTIKMMEFSKSLLDTNDFSTLREAYYVSKNWGEARFDDQQPSNSVIEDLEAASDFLREDLGFMPEEDGASVVGPLKVIDKTQDGQEIIIDCTKLGSGAYNIPNEVTNLTLETNAEFVLAIETAGMFARLSAEGFWKKHNCILVSLKGVPSRATRRFVKRLSEEKKLPILVFTDGDPYGYLNIYRTLKVGSGKAVHLADKLAVPEARMIGVTPQDIVDYELPTHPLKDHDIKRLKDGLKNDDFVKSFPEWQNALSMMADSKVRAEQQSLAKYGLKYVVEEYLPAKVEDQKTWLP is encoded by the coding sequence ATGATAACATCAAAAGAAAGAAAATTAGCTTCTCAAAAATTACTTAAAATGGCAAATCAAATGTATGATGACATCATAAGGAAAAAAAGGCCTGTAATTAAATTTCCTGTAAGAAGTCTATCAAATGCAAAATTTGATGACGAAAAGGGTACTTTTACATTAATGGGTAAGGAAAAAGAAAGAACATTTAATGTAAACCAAGCAAAAATATTTGCCCAAACGATAAAAATGATGGAATTCTCAAAGAGTTTGTTGGATACAAATGACTTCTCAACTTTGAGGGAAGCATATTATGTGTCCAAAAACTGGGGCGAAGCTAGATTTGATGACCAGCAACCTTCTAACAGCGTTATAGAGGATTTAGAAGCAGCTTCTGATTTTTTAAGGGAAGATTTAGGTTTCATGCCTGAGGAAGACGGTGCTTCTGTTGTAGGTCCTTTAAAAGTGATTGATAAAACTCAAGACGGTCAGGAGATTATAATCGACTGTACTAAATTAGGTAGTGGAGCTTATAATATACCTAATGAAGTTACAAATTTAACATTGGAGACTAATGCAGAATTTGTATTGGCAATAGAGACAGCGGGTATGTTTGCAAGGTTGAGCGCTGAAGGATTTTGGAAAAAACATAACTGTATTTTAGTTTCATTAAAAGGTGTACCTTCAAGGGCTACAAGAAGATTTGTAAAAAGATTATCTGAAGAGAAAAAGTTGCCTATCTTAGTATTCACGGATGGTGACCCTTACGGGTACTTAAACATCTACAGAACTTTAAAAGTAGGTAGTGGTAAGGCAGTTCACTTGGCGGACAAGTTAGCAGTTCCAGAAGCAAGAATGATAGGCGTTACACCTCAAGATATTGTAGATTATGAATTACCTACTCACCCGTTAAAAGACCACGATATTAAAAGGTTAAAAGACGGTTTGAAAAACGATGACTTTGTTAAATCATTCCCAGAATGGCAAAATGCTTTATCTATGATGGCAGACAGTAAAGTAAGGGCAGAACAGCAGTCTTTAGCAAAATATGGTTTAAAATATGTTGTTGAAGAATATTTGCCTGCTAAAGTGGAAGACCAAAAAACATGGTTGCCATAA
- a CDS encoding TrkH family potassium uptake protein → MKIFKKRDAAGIMHELGLLMMSIGSLMILPGIFAVYYSENWSIFVVPALAFILLGYLINRFTKSIPIKLKHAMVISALAWLMASMMGAVPLTLSIDYFGYIDGVFESMSAWTTTGFSIISDVESLPRSVQLWRSLQQWVGGVGVLVMVISILSKAGASAYYRAEAREEKILPSTLGTVKKIWHIYILYTVLGICMLYISGLNLWDAINICMCGISTGGMSVSNSSFPYGDVAKLIMVAIMYIGGVVSFSVHHNLLTGKDVHDIQTKASIPILAISALILVLSSGLSPIDALFTMVSAMTSTGFSTVSMAGLSNISLAVVIFVMVIGGATGTTTGGIKLMRFLIMGKAFYYKLKESVLPTGSVVYKKIGKNIMSGNLITDAFIIGFGYVVHYMMASLMLIFLGYDPYKSLFEAVSMVANMGLSVNIVSSAMHPLAKLTGIISMWVGRLEIIPVYVLLILPAYLKLKDIGNNSKNEVICQKNRK, encoded by the coding sequence ATGAAAATATTTAAAAAAAGAGATGCAGCAGGTATTATGCATGAATTGGGTCTATTGATGATGAGTATAGGTTCATTAATGATATTACCGGGAATTTTTGCTGTATACTACTCTGAAAACTGGAGCATATTTGTAGTCCCTGCGTTAGCTTTTATATTATTAGGTTATTTGATAAATAGATTTACTAAATCTATTCCTATAAAATTAAAGCATGCTATGGTAATATCTGCATTAGCTTGGCTTATGGCTTCTATGATGGGCGCAGTTCCATTAACTTTGAGTATTGACTATTTTGGGTATATAGACGGTGTTTTTGAAAGTATGTCGGCTTGGACAACTACTGGATTTAGTATTATCAGTGATGTGGAATCCTTACCACGGTCTGTTCAACTATGGAGGAGTTTGCAACAATGGGTTGGTGGCGTTGGTGTGCTTGTTATGGTTATATCAATTTTATCCAAAGCAGGGGCTTCTGCATATTACCGGGCAGAAGCAAGAGAGGAGAAAATATTGCCAAGTACATTAGGCACTGTAAAAAAAATATGGCATATCTACATTTTATACACGGTTTTAGGTATCTGTATGCTCTATATAAGTGGCTTAAATCTATGGGATGCAATAAACATATGTATGTGCGGTATATCCACTGGCGGTATGAGTGTAAGTAATAGTAGTTTTCCTTATGGTGATGTAGCCAAACTAATTATGGTAGCAATAATGTACATTGGAGGTGTTGTATCCTTCTCCGTACACCACAATTTATTAACTGGTAAAGATGTACACGATATTCAAACAAAAGCATCAATACCAATATTGGCAATTTCTGCTTTAATTCTGGTTCTTTCGTCAGGACTATCTCCTATTGATGCTTTATTTACCATGGTTTCCGCTATGACCAGTACTGGATTCTCAACAGTTAGTATGGCAGGATTAAGTAATATTTCATTAGCTGTGGTTATTTTTGTAATGGTTATAGGGGGTGCTACAGGTACTACAACAGGTGGTATTAAGCTAATGAGATTTTTAATAATGGGAAAAGCGTTTTATTATAAATTAAAAGAATCCGTACTCCCTACAGGTTCTGTAGTCTATAAGAAAATAGGTAAAAATATAATGTCCGGTAATTTAATTACCGACGCTTTCATAATCGGATTTGGTTATGTAGTCCATTATATGATGGCTAGTTTAATGTTAATATTCTTAGGGTATGACCCTTATAAGTCCTTATTTGAGGCTGTTTCTATGGTGGCAAATATGGGTTTATCGGTAAATATTGTAAGTAGTGCCATGCACCCTTTAGCTAAATTAACTGGCATTATATCAATGTGGGTCGGTAGATTAGAAATAATCCCTGTTTACGTACTTTTAATACTTCCTGCTTATTTAAAATTAAAAGATATAGGAAATAACTCTAAAAATGAAGTAATTTGTCAAAAAAATAGGAAATAA
- a CDS encoding flavodoxin family protein, with protein MKILGISGSPKKEGNTSYLVKKALEEAEKLGFETEFISLAGLELNPCIACEMCKKGESCIIIDDIEDIVDSMDGADGIILGSPVYFGGVSAQLKMIMDRSRSLRANQKLKNKVGAAISVGASRNGGQETTIRQIHDYMHIQSMIVVGDEFPTAHYGGTGWGSTPGDCKNDEFGTMTAQNVGKKVAEVLKLINK; from the coding sequence ATGAAAATATTAGGAATTAGTGGTTCACCAAAAAAAGAAGGTAATACGTCATATCTTGTAAAAAAAGCATTAGAAGAAGCTGAAAAATTAGGTTTTGAAACAGAATTCATATCGTTAGCTGGTCTAGAATTAAATCCCTGTATTGCATGTGAAATGTGTAAAAAAGGAGAAAGCTGTATTATTATAGACGATATAGAAGATATCGTGGATTCAATGGATGGAGCAGATGGTATAATATTAGGTTCGCCAGTATACTTCGGTGGCGTGTCCGCTCAATTAAAAATGATAATGGATAGGTCTAGGTCATTGCGTGCAAACCAAAAACTTAAAAATAAAGTAGGAGCTGCTATTTCAGTAGGTGCTTCAAGAAATGGTGGTCAAGAAACTACCATAAGACAAATTCACGACTATATGCACATTCAATCTATGATTGTAGTTGGAGACGAATTCCCGACGGCTCATTATGGTGGTACAGGCTGGGGTTCAACACCGGGCGACTGTAAAAACGATGAATTTGGTACAATGACTGCTCAAAATGTTGGTAAAAAAGTAGCAGAAGTTTTAAAATTAATCAATAAATAA
- a CDS encoding 2-phosphoglycerate kinase, whose protein sequence is MIFDKITDKIIVTAKDYEMPFSKGLLARSLTTAGMKPSEAYIFARGIEADLNHDSLKRISKYELRQRVYYSLISNDYEDIAEKYLIWRRILKKHSVIILVGGASGVGTSTIAFELASRLGISSVIGTDSIREVMRRSISKDVVPMLYESSYTAWRALRNYDEDDDDLYIQGFIRHVEPVLLGIEGIIDRCLTEGTSVIIEGTHIVPGMISDKYHDIPNVIFLTLTLSSENVHKKRFIARAKVSDRPLERYLENFEIINNINKYIVKDSNAHIVPVIENVSISDTVQECLEIVTNKFNTLDEEEGGEIEELI, encoded by the coding sequence ATGATATTTGACAAAATAACTGATAAGATAATAGTGACAGCTAAGGATTATGAAATGCCTTTCTCAAAAGGACTTCTTGCAAGGTCTTTAACTACAGCAGGAATGAAACCCAGTGAGGCATACATTTTTGCAAGGGGAATTGAAGCTGATTTGAACCATGACAGCTTAAAAAGAATTTCCAAATATGAATTAAGGCAACGGGTGTATTATTCTTTAATATCTAATGATTATGAAGATATAGCCGAAAAATATCTAATTTGGAGAAGAATCTTAAAAAAACACTCTGTTATTATATTAGTTGGTGGAGCAAGTGGTGTTGGTACATCTACAATTGCTTTTGAATTGGCTTCTCGTCTAGGTATTTCTAGCGTTATCGGTACTGATTCTATTAGGGAAGTAATGAGACGTAGTATTTCTAAAGACGTAGTACCTATGTTGTACGAATCTTCATATACTGCTTGGAGAGCACTTAGAAATTATGATGAGGATGACGATGATTTATACATACAAGGCTTTATAAGACACGTAGAGCCTGTACTATTGGGTATTGAAGGAATTATAGACAGATGCTTAACCGAGGGTACAAGTGTAATAATAGAGGGTACACACATCGTTCCAGGGATGATATCTGACAAATACCACGATATTCCAAACGTAATATTCTTAACCCTTACATTAAGTTCTGAAAATGTACATAAAAAAAGGTTTATAGCAAGAGCTAAGGTTAGTGACAGGCCTTTAGAAAGGTATTTAGAAAACTTTGAAATTATAAACAATATCAATAAATATATTGTTAAGGATTCAAATGCACATATTGTGCCAGTGATTGAAAACGTATCTATAAGTGACACAGTCCAAGAATGTTTGGAAATTGTCACAAATAAATTTAATACATTGGATGAGGAAGAAGGTGGAGAAATAGAGGAATTAATTTAA